From the genome of Onthophagus taurus isolate NC chromosome 5, IU_Otau_3.0, whole genome shotgun sequence, one region includes:
- the LOC111426614 gene encoding soluble calcium-activated nucleotidase 1, translated as MQDTLKDGMGVIRDWRKALRAPLPHRIVNRTLHNQTNFVLWVAMIGLLVLVVFYVFPRKIRTEPKVFGEFYNYTYPLTTPILSNGMYTFRIGIIADLDTKSKSDKEKFTWYSYLKKGYLSYSPNKSIVTVSWDRQNPVRVDTNFALKDRGMELSELVVFNGKLLSFDDRTGMIFEIFQDKATPWVLLLDGDGKSTKGFKSEWATVKDDYLYIGSMGKEWTTASGDFQSYNPQFIKKVSTKGEITHLRWVNEYNKLRESLNIYWPGYMIHESGVWSEIHKSWFFLPRRCSKEKYNETLDEHRGCSVLLIADENFHQIQVINLPNSHPTRGFSSFKFIPTSKDDVIVALRTEELNGNTATYITAFKINGEILLPDQLISDLKYEGFEFI; from the exons ATGCAAGATACCTTAAAAGACGGTATGGGGGTAATAAGAGATTGGAGAAAGGCTCTAAGGGCCCCACTACCACATCGGATTGTTAATAGAACATTACACAACCAAACTAATTTTGTGTTATGGGTCGCAATGATTGGGTTGTTAGTTTTGGTTGTTTTCTATGTGTTTCCTCGTAAAATTCGAACAGAGCCGAAAGTTTTTGgggaattttataattatacgTATCCCTTGACGACTCCTATTCTTAGTAATGGGATGTATACATTTAGAAtag GTATTATAGCGGATTTAGATACAAAATCGaaaagtgataaagaaaaatttacgtggtattcttatttaaaaaagggtTACTTAAGTTATAGTCCCAATAAAAGTATTGTAACAGTTTCATGGGATCGACAAAACCCAGTTAGGGTTGATACAAACTTTGCATTAAAAGATCGAGGGATGGAACTGAGCGAATTGGTTGTTTTTAACGGAAAATTATTAAGCTTTGATGACCGAACTGGAatgatatttgaaatttttcaagataaaGCCACCCCATGGGTTTTATTATTAGACGGTGATggaaa aTCAACGAAAGGTTTTAAATCGGAATGGGCAACTGTAAAAGATGATTATTTATACATCGGATCGATGGGAAAAGAATGGACCACAGCATCCGGAGATTTCCAAAGTTATAATCctcaatttatcaaaaaagtttctaCGAAAGGAgag atCACTCATTTACGCTGGGTGAatgaatacaataaattaagagaatcattaaacatttattgGCCTGGTTACATGATCCATGAAAGCGGCGTTTGGTCTGAAATCCATAAAAGCTGGTTTTTCTTACCGAGGCGATGcagcaaagaaaaatataacgaAACTTTAGACGAACACCGAGGTTGTTCCGTTTTATTAATCGCCGACGAGAATTTTCACCAAATCCAAGTGATAAAT cTTCCTAATTCGCACCCAACACGAGGATTCTCATCGTTTAAATTCATTCCGACTTCTAAAGACGATGTGATAGTAGCTTTAAGAACTGAGGAATTGAATGGAAACACGGCAACTTACATCACcgcttttaaaataaacggaGAGATTCTTTTACCCGATCAGTTAATTTctgatttaaaatatgaagGATTTGAGTTTATATGA